In Streptomyces sclerotialus, one genomic interval encodes:
- a CDS encoding lactate utilization protein B: protein MSEHRRDGTRTAGQRSSALAGRERLHPDRPEWAAGDIPPHRRPLPLITRDALTVRTARPTHDRLAALNEERHVGTWTPEVARLREQGAAIRRETLPDLEKYLAQLTGNVERNGGVVHRAATPAEARAVIERIARENGVRLAVKSKSMATEEIHLNAHLTAQGIEVVETDLGEYIVQLADERPSHIVGPALHKSRQDVADLFGQLAGDEVSGEPEDLASFARTRLRADFKAADMGISGVNFAAADTGTLALVTNEGNADMVTSQPRVHVAVMTVEKVIPRFADLGVLIPLLCDAATKQRVSVYQTLLNGPRREGETDGPEQLHLVILDNGRTKALGTPQEEVLACIRCGNCQISCPVYRTVGGGHPYSAVYGGPIGAVLSPLLGERPNQDSDLPFLSSLCGACYDACPVKIPIPDLLVNLRAAHERRQPAARTARAGWRAWALAWRTETGFRATMAGARLAGRLLPDGVLARLPGPGRGWARGRALPPLREAGAFRRWFRRQEESRDRDRRQG from the coding sequence ATGAGCGAGCACCGCCGGGACGGCACCCGCACGGCCGGGCAGCGCTCCTCCGCCCTCGCCGGCCGCGAGCGCCTCCACCCCGACCGGCCCGAGTGGGCGGCCGGCGACATCCCGCCGCACCGGCGCCCGCTGCCCCTGATCACCCGGGACGCGCTCACCGTCCGCACGGCCCGCCCCACCCACGACCGCCTCGCGGCACTGAACGAGGAACGGCACGTCGGCACCTGGACCCCGGAGGTGGCGCGGCTCCGCGAACAGGGCGCGGCGATCCGCCGGGAGACCCTTCCCGACCTGGAGAAGTACCTCGCGCAGCTGACCGGGAACGTCGAGCGGAACGGCGGCGTCGTGCACCGGGCCGCCACCCCCGCCGAAGCACGCGCCGTCATCGAGCGGATCGCCCGCGAGAACGGCGTACGCCTCGCGGTGAAGTCCAAGTCGATGGCCACCGAGGAGATCCATCTCAACGCCCACCTCACCGCACAGGGCATCGAAGTGGTCGAGACGGACCTGGGCGAGTACATCGTCCAGCTGGCCGACGAACGGCCCAGCCACATCGTCGGACCCGCGCTGCACAAGTCCCGGCAGGACGTGGCGGATCTGTTCGGGCAGCTCGCCGGTGACGAGGTGTCAGGCGAGCCGGAGGACCTGGCGTCGTTCGCGCGTACCCGGCTGCGCGCCGACTTCAAGGCCGCCGACATGGGCATCAGCGGCGTCAACTTCGCCGCCGCCGACACCGGCACCCTCGCCCTCGTCACCAACGAGGGCAACGCCGACATGGTGACCTCGCAACCACGCGTCCACGTCGCCGTGATGACCGTCGAGAAGGTGATCCCGCGCTTCGCCGACCTCGGCGTCCTGATCCCGCTGCTGTGCGACGCGGCCACCAAACAACGCGTCTCCGTCTACCAGACGCTCCTCAACGGGCCGCGCCGGGAGGGCGAGACCGACGGCCCCGAGCAGCTGCACCTCGTCATCCTCGACAACGGCCGCACGAAGGCGCTCGGTACGCCCCAGGAAGAGGTCCTCGCCTGCATCCGCTGCGGCAACTGCCAGATCTCCTGCCCGGTGTACCGGACGGTGGGCGGCGGCCACCCCTACAGCGCGGTGTATGGCGGCCCGATCGGCGCCGTCCTCAGCCCACTGCTCGGCGAGCGGCCGAACCAGGACTCCGACCTGCCGTTCCTCTCCTCCCTCTGCGGCGCCTGCTACGACGCCTGCCCCGTCAAGATCCCCATTCCCGACCTGCTGGTGAACCTGCGCGCCGCGCACGAACGCCGGCAGCCCGCCGCCCGGACGGCCCGCGCCGGCTGGCGCGCCTGGGCGCTGGCCTGGCGTACGGAGACCGGCTTCCGCGCCACGATGGCCGGGGCCCGGCTCGCGGGCCGGCTGCTCCCGGACGGCGTCCTGGCCCGGCTGCCGGGACCCGGCCGGGGCTGGGCGAGGGGGCGTGCCCTGCCGCCCCTGCGCGAGGCGGGCGCCTTCCGCAGGTGGTTCCGGCGTCAGGAGGAGAGCCGGGACCGCGACAGGAGGCAGGGATGA
- a CDS encoding (Fe-S)-binding protein translates to MRDVETDAGAPPRPARVALFTSCMADLAAGGPARATVEVLAAMGVTVELPRGQTCCGQPALNSGHPAEAGTLLDRWLRIFAPYDAVVTPSGSCAAYLHHHLGRLRAPAPEHRALVERTYEFSQFVMAYGSGLRLRLRGSVTYHDSCHMARTLGERRTPRQLLGRIEGLEVREMAGCDTCCGFGGTFAAKFPDVSVAMADTKLGTAAAGGADWLVAADPGCLLHLGGRARQAGPPVRTRHLAELVRDALVPAEVPA, encoded by the coding sequence ATGAGGGACGTGGAAACGGACGCGGGAGCGCCGCCCCGCCCGGCGCGGGTCGCGCTGTTCACCTCGTGCATGGCCGATCTGGCCGCGGGCGGCCCGGCACGCGCCACGGTGGAGGTCCTGGCGGCGATGGGCGTCACGGTGGAGCTGCCGCGCGGCCAGACCTGCTGCGGCCAGCCCGCACTGAATTCCGGGCACCCGGCGGAGGCCGGGACACTGCTCGACCGCTGGCTGCGGATCTTCGCACCGTACGACGCGGTGGTCACCCCTTCCGGCTCCTGCGCCGCCTACCTCCACCACCACCTCGGCCGGCTCCGTGCGCCCGCCCCGGAGCACCGCGCGCTCGTCGAACGCACCTATGAGTTCAGCCAGTTCGTCATGGCGTACGGCAGCGGACTGCGGCTCCGGCTGCGCGGCTCGGTCACGTACCACGACTCCTGCCATATGGCCCGCACGCTCGGCGAGCGCCGCACGCCACGCCAACTCCTCGGCAGAATCGAGGGTCTGGAGGTGCGCGAGATGGCGGGCTGCGACACCTGCTGCGGCTTCGGCGGCACCTTCGCCGCGAAGTTCCCCGACGTGTCGGTGGCGATGGCCGACACCAAGCTCGGTACGGCAGCGGCCGGCGGCGCCGACTGGCTGGTCGCCGCCGACCCCGGCTGCCTGCTCCATCTCGGCGGCCGGGCGCGGCAGGCCGGGCCGCCGGTCCGCACCCGCCACCTCGCCGAGCTGGTACGCGACGCGCTCGTCCCGGCGGAGGTGCCCGCATGA